The following are encoded together in the Serratia odorifera genome:
- a CDS encoding DUF2500 family protein: MSASVSRKRKMTVRRCAVRRLSLARNGPFRPVTTAHASANIIVNEAMRYEITFRPLRGGENIVVRVKQPQYEQIEQGAQGSLKMQGTRFVSFTAERP; this comes from the coding sequence ATTTCAGCCAGCGTAAGCAGGAAGCGGAAAATGACCGTGCGCCGGTGCGCAGTACGCAGGTTATCGTTAGCGAGAAACGGGCCTTTCCGGCCAGTAACAACCGCTCACGCCAGCGCGAACATTATTGTTAATGAGGCCATGCGGTATGAAATCACGTTCCGGCCGCTGCGGGGCGGTGAGAATATCGTGGTGCGTGTGAAACAGCCGCAGTATGAACAGATAGAGCAGGGCGCGCAGGGTAGCCTGAAAATGCAGGGTACGCGCTTTGTGTCGTTTACCGCCGAACGCCCATAG
- a CDS encoding MarR family winged helix-turn-helix transcriptional regulator: protein MHDTPETPALGFLLRQAHQHWTQQVDSALDKAGYTDIRPSHSNVFAFTPPEGITVSALTKFAKVRKQSMTQAVEELEKLGYVERRPDPTDRRARLIFLTKRGQGVRPIAIAAGQQVQAQWAKAMGEQDIDALTLLLQKLVSTLQN, encoded by the coding sequence ATGCATGACACCCCCGAAACGCCGGCGCTGGGTTTTCTTCTTCGCCAGGCGCACCAGCATTGGACTCAGCAGGTAGATTCAGCCCTTGATAAGGCCGGTTATACCGATATTCGCCCTTCTCACTCCAACGTTTTTGCCTTTACCCCACCAGAGGGGATCACCGTTAGCGCCCTGACGAAATTTGCCAAAGTGCGCAAACAGTCGATGACCCAAGCCGTGGAAGAGTTAGAAAAGCTCGGTTACGTTGAGCGACGCCCCGACCCAACGGACAGGCGCGCACGACTGATCTTTCTTACCAAGCGGGGACAAGGCGTGCGGCCTATTGCCATCGCAGCCGGGCAGCAGGTGCAAGCACAATGGGCGAAAGCGATGGGCGAACAGGATATCGACGCGCTGACGCTGTTACTGCAGAAACTGGTATCGACGTTGCAAAACTAA
- a CDS encoding STY0301 family protein, producing MKHTSFILFFCWLLPFSSWADTVTICPAQQNNKLVAIEVFHGSPQDMFSLAPEPKDQNNGTWADLTDIYTDGEKVTVGCSYQNGLLLNVEINPVITSCKSSNIGGLNISCQMNSPNKSSAN from the coding sequence ATGAAACATACATCTTTTATACTGTTTTTTTGCTGGCTGTTACCTTTTTCCAGCTGGGCGGACACGGTGACTATTTGCCCAGCACAACAAAATAATAAGCTGGTAGCGATCGAGGTGTTCCATGGCAGTCCGCAGGATATGTTTAGTCTGGCTCCGGAGCCAAAGGACCAGAATAACGGTACCTGGGCAGACCTGACCGACATTTATACCGACGGAGAAAAGGTTACCGTCGGTTGCAGCTATCAAAATGGCCTGTTGCTGAATGTCGAAATCAACCCGGTGATAACTTCATGCAAATCATCAAACATTGGTGGGCTGAATATTTCATGCCAAATGAATTCGCCAAATAAATCATCAGCTAATTGA
- a CDS encoding haloalkane dehalogenase: protein MTVYVYIGQATDYLAQEDIAMPAISVLDSIIHYEQNGVGTPLVFLHGNPTSSYLWRNILPAIEGPFRCLAPDLIGMGQSGKPPLNYDFSDHARYLNAWFDVMGLQDMILVGHDWGAALAFDWAAHHPERVRGIAFMEAVIRPMSWDSLPTEVAARFKALKTPGLGEKIVLDGNEFIEKTLRATVLSPLSEQDIQCYTAAYTTADSRRPLLEWSRSMPFDGEPADVVRRMAFYHRWLGNSKDTAKLLLSFDGVAGGLAINQPMIAWCQANIANLDVIPCGAAKHNAPEDRPTEIASAINQWLAKC, encoded by the coding sequence GTGACTGTCTATGTCTATATTGGACAGGCAACTGACTATTTAGCACAAGAGGACATTGCCATGCCTGCAATTTCAGTTTTGGATTCAATCATACATTATGAACAGAACGGTGTCGGTACACCCTTGGTGTTTCTGCATGGGAATCCGACCTCCTCCTATTTGTGGCGTAATATCCTGCCGGCAATCGAGGGGCCGTTTCGCTGTTTGGCACCGGACCTGATTGGTATGGGACAGTCGGGTAAGCCACCGCTCAATTACGATTTTTCAGATCATGCGCGTTATCTGAATGCCTGGTTCGACGTCATGGGGTTGCAAGACATGATCCTGGTCGGCCACGATTGGGGCGCGGCATTGGCCTTTGACTGGGCCGCCCATCACCCTGAACGCGTCCGCGGTATTGCCTTTATGGAAGCCGTTATTCGGCCGATGAGTTGGGACAGCCTGCCCACTGAGGTTGCGGCACGTTTTAAGGCGTTGAAGACGCCGGGGCTTGGCGAAAAAATTGTGCTGGATGGCAATGAGTTTATTGAGAAAACGCTGCGAGCAACGGTGCTTTCCCCGCTTTCCGAGCAGGATATCCAATGCTATACCGCTGCCTATACAACGGCGGACAGTCGCCGACCGTTACTGGAATGGAGCCGCTCAATGCCATTTGACGGCGAGCCTGCCGATGTGGTCAGGCGCATGGCGTTTTACCATCGCTGGCTGGGGAACAGCAAGGATACAGCCAAACTTCTCCTGTCGTTTGACGGCGTTGCGGGCGGCCTGGCGATCAATCAGCCAATGATTGCCTGGTGTCAGGCGAATATCGCCAATCTTGACGTCATACCCTGTGGCGCGGCCAAACACAATGCGCCAGAAGATCGACCTACGGAAATAGCGTCGGCGATAAATCAATGGCTGGCTAAATGCTAA
- a CDS encoding fimbrial biogenesis chaperone, with the protein MNIWSKMLVAALLTAANVAQAGVVIGGTRLVYDGGKKEASLSVSNPDSMPYLLQSWVEPHNGGVEKAPFIITPPLFRLDGSQENVLRVVRAGGNLPEDRESLFWMNIKSIPSAPKDENKNTLQIAVKTRIKLIYRPKGLKGNPEALASQLTWQRSGNQLLVSNPSPFYMNLQSVTVGGKEVPDATYVAPMSSASFSLPAGVSAGAVQWKIINDYGGIGPVHSGKI; encoded by the coding sequence ATGAATATTTGGTCAAAAATGCTGGTAGCCGCATTACTGACGGCGGCGAACGTAGCGCAGGCTGGTGTGGTTATCGGCGGCACCCGACTGGTGTATGACGGCGGCAAGAAGGAGGCTTCACTGAGCGTCAGCAACCCGGACAGCATGCCGTACCTGCTGCAGTCCTGGGTCGAGCCGCACAACGGCGGCGTTGAGAAAGCCCCCTTTATCATCACCCCACCGCTGTTCCGGCTGGATGGCAGCCAGGAGAACGTGCTGCGCGTAGTCCGTGCCGGCGGCAATCTGCCGGAAGATCGCGAATCGCTGTTCTGGATGAACATCAAATCCATTCCCTCAGCACCCAAGGACGAAAACAAAAACACCCTGCAAATCGCGGTCAAGACACGCATCAAGCTGATTTATCGGCCAAAAGGGCTGAAAGGCAACCCGGAGGCGCTGGCGTCGCAGTTGACGTGGCAGCGTAGCGGCAACCAACTGCTGGTCAGTAACCCGTCGCCATTTTATATGAACCTGCAGTCGGTCACCGTGGGTGGCAAAGAGGTGCCTGACGCCACCTACGTTGCGCCAATGAGCAGCGCGAGTTTCTCTCTGCCGGCCGGCGTTAGCGCTGGTGCGGTGCAGTGGAAGATCATCAATGACTACGGCGGCATCGGCCCGGTGCATAGCGGCAAAATTTAA
- a CDS encoding fimbrial protein, translating into MAAEINISGVVVANTCMVDAASLDVDLGDVPLAALQSAGAAGPLKEFALKVINCPVSFNGRSVYARFKGTADPDSPRLYINNGTATGVAVELMTEAGGVLLRPSGVTYYAGNIKNQQASWPLSARMVASTGNAMPGSVKAVALVNFVYH; encoded by the coding sequence ATGGCTGCCGAAATCAACATTAGCGGCGTGGTGGTAGCCAATACCTGCATGGTGGACGCCGCCAGCCTGGACGTCGATCTCGGTGACGTTCCGCTCGCCGCTCTGCAGTCAGCCGGTGCTGCGGGGCCGTTAAAAGAGTTCGCGCTTAAGGTAATCAATTGCCCGGTCAGTTTTAATGGGCGCAGCGTGTACGCTCGGTTCAAAGGTACTGCCGATCCGGACTCACCTCGTTTGTACATCAATAATGGTACAGCCACCGGAGTGGCCGTGGAGCTGATGACCGAGGCTGGTGGTGTTCTGCTGCGACCCTCCGGCGTGACTTATTATGCTGGCAACATCAAAAATCAGCAGGCTAGTTGGCCATTGAGCGCACGCATGGTGGCATCAACAGGCAACGCCATGCCCGGTAGCGTCAAGGCGGTTGCGCTTGTCAACTTCGTTTATCACTAG
- a CDS encoding fimbrial protein — translation MNRRLRFSLLCLITGIGAIGIANGADPVTINITGNVKAAPCVVDGASSVPVDLGEIPAPALATVGSGSGWKPFKLNLKDCPASTTKVTAGFKGSPDATNAKLYANAGTAGTNVAIELAKEGGLWLSNGDSWQVNVNATTHAAQFPLAVQANSVKGNVGPGTISAVIQVDFTYQ, via the coding sequence ATGAATAGACGTTTGCGTTTTTCTTTGCTCTGCTTAATTACCGGTATCGGCGCCATAGGCATTGCCAATGGCGCCGATCCGGTCACTATCAATATTACCGGTAATGTTAAAGCCGCGCCTTGCGTGGTGGACGGCGCCAGCAGCGTTCCGGTGGATCTTGGGGAAATCCCTGCCCCGGCACTGGCTACGGTCGGTTCAGGCAGCGGCTGGAAGCCCTTTAAATTGAATTTAAAAGACTGCCCGGCTTCTACCACAAAAGTCACCGCAGGTTTTAAAGGGAGTCCTGATGCCACCAACGCCAAGTTATATGCTAATGCGGGAACCGCGGGCACCAACGTGGCGATCGAATTGGCGAAGGAAGGGGGGCTCTGGTTGTCTAATGGCGACTCTTGGCAGGTAAATGTCAATGCGACAACGCATGCCGCACAATTCCCATTAGCAGTGCAAGCCAATAGCGTCAAAGGCAACGTTGGGCCCGGCACTATTTCAGCCGTTATCCAGGTTGACTTCACCTACCAATAA
- a CDS encoding fimbrial protein, with the protein MKFTLVTLFIKRGVAMAGLISGHNATAASYSPISLSSTITIPPIVVQRDVPIGTRIGSASLPAKKIYSCSGAATVEALIGINAYGTNVAISPSDITNNAILALTNAGTARVVDGFGVQILYNGAPLKRNTNLLLKTSAGGVESLPFSARYYQTKSAVKPGKANKTFNLTYQ; encoded by the coding sequence ATGAAATTTACCCTTGTAACGTTATTTATAAAGAGAGGCGTGGCAATGGCTGGGCTAATCAGCGGGCATAATGCCACTGCGGCGAGCTATAGCCCTATCAGCCTAAGTTCAACCATAACCATACCGCCTATCGTGGTGCAACGTGATGTTCCTATTGGTACTCGTATTGGCTCGGCGTCGCTACCCGCGAAGAAAATATATAGCTGCAGCGGTGCTGCCACTGTGGAGGCATTGATTGGGATCAACGCCTACGGCACAAACGTCGCCATCTCGCCAAGTGATATCACTAATAACGCTATTCTGGCGCTGACCAATGCCGGAACGGCGAGGGTAGTCGACGGGTTTGGGGTGCAGATTTTATATAACGGAGCGCCACTAAAGCGAAATACCAATCTGTTATTAAAAACCTCCGCCGGCGGCGTGGAAAGCTTGCCGTTTAGCGCCCGCTATTACCAAACAAAAAGCGCAGTAAAACCGGGCAAGGCCAATAAGACCTTTAACCTGACGTATCAATAG
- a CDS encoding fimbria/pilus outer membrane usher protein has protein sequence MKNTLSRSGRGTPLAITRLACLIAAQLALTGLPLNAQARDYFNPALLQLDNPQQGSVDLSVFEDGESQAPGSYRVDIAINDQPVDTRDVVFTLQKGADGKASLQPCLSVTALAEMGIRTELFPALGDDSRQCADLTAIPQASAQFRFSKQQLLLSIPQAALALMARGYVPPSQWDDGIPALLLNYSASGANNYARGGAGKNSNSQFLNLRPGINLGAWRLRNYTTYNRSGDGQDKWSTVYTYAQRNIATLGSQLTLGDSSSPAEVFDSVPFRGAQLASDDDMLPDSLKGYAPVVRGIARSNAQVIIRQNGYVIYQSYVAPGAFAITDMYPTGGSGDLYVTIKEADGSEQKMVVPFASLPVLQREGRFKYSLTGGQYRSYDTSIDQTPFGQGTAIYGLPHGMTVYGGGQFADHYQSLALGVGKNLGDYGALSADATQAWSVQKDLPSEQGQSWRLRYSKNIVQSGTNFAIAGYRYSTAGYYSLQEVLDTYRDGRNAPLAERRRNRAEMTVSQSLWEGAGSLSLSLVSEDYWNSDRKMQSFGAGYNNSWNGISYGLNYSYNRNSAGSGNGNRVYDKDQLFAFNVSVPLDRWLSNTYASYNLNTSKHGGTTHNAGINGTALADNNLSWSLQQGFGNKGIGNSGNMNADYRGTYAEVTAGYGYDRNSRRLSYGLQGGIIAHANGVTFGQPLGETIALVQAPGADGVGVSNQTGVKTDWRGYAIVPYVSPYRKNSIGLNTETLPDDVDLAQTNQTVVPTRGAVVRASYSASVGQRVLMTLLRQGDTPVPFGAMVTDPAATAAQGFIVGDGGQVYLTGLNASGSLQVQWGKDAGEQCRVDYRLPQAQPQSGVTMVNGRCR, from the coding sequence ATGAAAAACACATTGAGTCGCAGCGGGAGAGGCACGCCTTTAGCAATCACGCGTCTGGCCTGCCTGATTGCTGCCCAGCTTGCATTGACCGGACTGCCGTTGAACGCACAGGCGCGGGATTACTTTAATCCGGCGTTGTTGCAGCTCGACAATCCACAGCAGGGCAGCGTCGATCTGTCAGTGTTCGAAGATGGCGAAAGCCAGGCGCCGGGCAGCTATCGGGTGGATATCGCTATTAACGACCAGCCGGTCGATACCCGTGACGTGGTGTTTACCCTGCAAAAAGGGGCCGACGGTAAAGCCAGTCTACAGCCCTGCCTGAGCGTAACGGCGCTGGCAGAGATGGGCATCAGAACCGAGCTATTCCCGGCACTGGGCGACGACAGTCGCCAATGTGCCGACTTAACCGCCATCCCTCAGGCCAGCGCACAGTTTCGCTTCAGCAAGCAGCAGCTGTTATTGAGCATTCCACAGGCCGCGCTGGCGCTGATGGCGCGCGGCTATGTGCCACCGTCCCAATGGGATGACGGTATCCCGGCGCTATTGCTGAACTACAGCGCCAGCGGCGCCAACAATTATGCCCGCGGTGGGGCAGGCAAAAACAGTAACAGTCAGTTCCTTAATCTACGGCCGGGTATCAACCTTGGCGCATGGCGGCTGCGTAACTACACCACCTATAACCGCAGCGGCGACGGGCAGGATAAATGGTCGACGGTGTATACCTACGCGCAGCGCAACATTGCGACGTTGGGCAGCCAGTTGACGCTGGGGGACAGCAGTTCGCCGGCGGAGGTATTCGACAGCGTGCCGTTCCGTGGCGCTCAACTGGCCTCCGACGACGATATGTTGCCGGACAGCCTGAAAGGCTACGCGCCGGTGGTACGTGGCATTGCCCGCAGCAACGCGCAGGTGATTATCCGCCAGAACGGCTATGTGATTTACCAGAGTTACGTTGCACCGGGAGCATTTGCCATCACTGATATGTACCCGACCGGCGGCAGCGGCGATCTGTACGTCACCATCAAGGAAGCCGACGGCAGCGAACAGAAAATGGTGGTGCCGTTTGCCTCTCTGCCGGTGCTGCAACGTGAGGGGCGCTTCAAATACAGCCTGACCGGCGGGCAGTATCGTTCTTATGACACCAGCATCGATCAAACGCCATTTGGCCAGGGGACTGCGATTTATGGCCTGCCGCATGGTATGACCGTTTACGGCGGCGGCCAGTTTGCCGATCATTATCAGTCGTTGGCGCTGGGGGTGGGTAAAAACCTTGGCGATTACGGTGCGTTGTCGGCCGATGCCACCCAGGCGTGGTCGGTTCAAAAGGATCTGCCCAGCGAGCAAGGCCAGTCGTGGCGCCTGCGCTACAGCAAAAACATCGTGCAGAGCGGCACCAACTTCGCCATTGCCGGTTATCGCTATTCCACCGCCGGCTATTACAGCCTGCAAGAGGTGCTGGACACCTATCGCGACGGCCGTAACGCGCCGTTGGCGGAACGGCGCCGCAACCGTGCGGAGATGACGGTTAGCCAGAGTCTGTGGGAGGGCGCCGGTTCACTCAGCCTGAGCCTGGTGAGTGAAGACTACTGGAACAGCGATCGCAAGATGCAGTCGTTTGGCGCCGGCTACAACAACAGCTGGAACGGGATCAGCTACGGCCTGAACTACAGCTATAACCGCAACTCGGCCGGCAGTGGCAACGGCAACCGAGTGTATGACAAAGACCAGCTGTTTGCGTTTAACGTCAGCGTTCCTCTGGATCGCTGGCTGAGTAATACCTATGCCAGTTACAACCTCAATACCAGCAAGCACGGTGGCACCACCCATAACGCTGGCATCAATGGTACGGCGCTGGCGGACAACAACCTCAGTTGGAGCCTGCAACAGGGCTTTGGCAATAAGGGCATTGGCAACAGCGGAAATATGAACGCCGATTACCGAGGCACCTATGCGGAAGTCACCGCCGGTTATGGCTATGACCGCAACAGTCGACGCCTGAGCTACGGCCTGCAGGGCGGCATTATTGCCCATGCCAATGGCGTCACCTTTGGCCAACCACTGGGGGAAACCATCGCGCTGGTGCAGGCACCGGGCGCCGACGGCGTTGGCGTTAGCAATCAGACCGGGGTGAAGACCGATTGGCGCGGTTACGCCATTGTGCCGTACGTCAGCCCATACCGTAAAAACAGCATCGGCTTGAACACTGAAACGCTGCCGGATGACGTGGATCTGGCGCAAACCAACCAGACGGTGGTACCAACGCGCGGTGCGGTGGTGCGGGCCAGTTACAGCGCCAGCGTCGGCCAGCGGGTGCTGATGACGCTGCTGCGTCAGGGCGATACGCCGGTGCCGTTCGGCGCCATGGTCACCGATCCGGCCGCCACGGCAGCGCAGGGCTTTATCGTCGGCGACGGCGGCCAGGTCTATCTGACCGGCCTCAACGCCAGTGGCTCGTTGCAGGTGCAGTGGGGTAAAGACGCCGGCGAGCAGTGCCGGGTGGATTACCGCCTGCCACAGGCACAGCCCCAGAGCGGCGTAACGATGGTTAATGGGCGGTGCAGGTGA
- a CDS encoding fimbrial protein, translating into MSHLTTVTCLVIGSLLSCASIASEINITGRVFASPCQIDSGSVSQTVEFDQLRASELKTAGAASDWKNVNVKLVSCPATTSQVTVTFDGSRSATDASLYANQLATGATGIALQVAQQADTSKVQGPGSSMTAAVNAQRVAIFPLAGRLYNLNGNVGAGKFSSMVLMSMTYQ; encoded by the coding sequence ATGTCTCACCTAACCACAGTGACCTGTCTGGTGATCGGTAGCCTGCTGAGCTGCGCCAGCATCGCGAGCGAAATCAATATTACCGGCAGGGTATTTGCCAGCCCGTGCCAGATTGATAGCGGCTCGGTCAGCCAGACGGTGGAGTTCGATCAGCTGCGTGCCTCGGAGCTGAAAACCGCCGGTGCCGCCAGCGACTGGAAAAACGTTAACGTCAAGCTGGTGAGCTGCCCGGCAACTACCAGCCAGGTGACCGTCACCTTTGACGGTAGCCGATCTGCAACTGATGCGTCGCTGTACGCCAACCAGTTAGCGACGGGCGCTACCGGTATTGCATTGCAGGTGGCGCAGCAGGCTGATACCAGCAAAGTGCAGGGGCCGGGCAGCAGTATGACTGCGGCAGTGAATGCGCAGCGGGTCGCTATTTTCCCGCTGGCTGGCCGTCTCTATAACCTCAATGGCAACGTCGGCGCAGGGAAGTTCAGCAGCATGGTGCTGATGAGCATGACGTATCAGTAA
- a CDS encoding fimbrial protein — MIIKNKLWAIFIASSLALTECAWAGITVVTSSLPSISFTGIYAMQRDAPIGTIIAYRESYITAKLERFCTGDVKENLYVTISPLKPSLGVFGNKNIPVYMTNVPGVGVRWFSYSLNGGNIKSPDVYFATGNGLLTAYIGMELVKTGRITPAVINGDSLAAVGIWENGCTKNMPIGDLIFTGGGSITQVTCTVSSSNISVPLGDVLATQFTGVGATPVTKGFNLGLNCDVNAKVNVSLSGIANSDIANSDILALTNAGTAGVADGLGVQILYNGAPLKRDTNLLLKTSAGGVETLPFSARYFQTKSAVKPGKANATATLNLTYQ, encoded by the coding sequence ATGATTATTAAAAATAAATTATGGGCCATATTTATAGCTTCATCTCTTGCTTTAACAGAATGTGCATGGGCTGGCATCACAGTAGTAACTAGCTCACTTCCATCGATATCATTTACCGGCATTTATGCGATGCAACGAGATGCGCCTATTGGCACTATTATTGCTTATCGTGAGAGTTATATCACGGCAAAACTAGAGCGTTTCTGTACGGGGGATGTGAAAGAAAATTTGTATGTTACTATTTCGCCATTGAAACCAAGTTTAGGCGTTTTCGGAAATAAAAACATACCTGTATACATGACCAACGTTCCTGGGGTGGGAGTTAGATGGTTTTCTTATTCTTTAAACGGCGGTAACATTAAAAGTCCAGATGTGTATTTTGCGACGGGTAATGGCCTGCTGACGGCTTATATAGGAATGGAATTGGTCAAAACAGGGAGGATTACTCCTGCGGTTATTAATGGTGATAGTCTGGCTGCCGTGGGGATTTGGGAAAATGGATGTACCAAGAATATGCCTATTGGTGATTTAATATTTACCGGTGGCGGAAGCATTACTCAAGTTACCTGTACCGTCAGTAGCAGCAATATCAGCGTGCCATTGGGTGATGTGCTGGCGACACAGTTCACCGGCGTTGGCGCCACGCCGGTAACCAAGGGATTTAACCTGGGGCTTAACTGCGACGTCAATGCCAAGGTCAACGTCTCATTAAGCGGCATTGCCAATAGTGATATCGCCAATAGCGATATTCTGGCGCTGACCAATGCCGGAACGGCGGGGGTAGCCGACGGGCTTGGGGTACAGATTTTATATAACGGAGCGCCACTAAAGCGAGATACCAATCTGTTATTAAAAACCTCCGCCGGCGGCGTGGAAACCTTGCCGTTTAGCGCCCGCTATTTCCAAACAAAAAGCGCAGTAAAACCGGGCAAGGCCAATGCTACGGCAACCTTGAACCTGACGTATCAATAG
- a CDS encoding winged helix-turn-helix domain-containing protein, giving the protein MLGKYIINDRVIFDPEERSLILTGEHIGSTSKLILHTPTSQCLALLIERHGDVLSQDELLELIWRKKGVVVSSSTVYQNISLLRRSLNQLGLYDDVIITVPRQGVTLSRHIKITLLAEQHADVRQQELLPAVAGDVAAPTGTTPISPSKGKKYLPGLIAGLSIALIMLCIGAFYLGHNNSSNYMDSYDLAPTSLSECHMYVNDNMPTGRLEYIVKNSAFDCATRPFNYVTAFAGVNRYSVISCVRDIAGARASCRSSFYLEGSK; this is encoded by the coding sequence ATGCTAGGAAAGTATATAATTAATGACCGTGTTATTTTTGATCCAGAGGAAAGAAGCCTTATTTTAACCGGGGAACATATTGGTTCAACCAGTAAGTTAATACTGCATACCCCTACCAGCCAATGCTTAGCTTTGCTTATAGAACGTCACGGCGACGTTTTATCACAGGATGAATTACTGGAACTGATCTGGCGGAAAAAAGGCGTTGTCGTTTCCTCGAGTACCGTTTACCAAAATATCAGCCTGCTGCGACGATCCCTCAATCAGCTCGGTCTTTATGATGACGTGATTATCACCGTGCCACGACAGGGCGTCACCCTGTCGCGACACATTAAAATCACCCTGCTGGCGGAGCAGCACGCCGATGTCCGCCAGCAGGAATTGTTACCGGCAGTCGCTGGCGATGTTGCTGCGCCAACCGGAACAACGCCCATTTCTCCCAGCAAAGGAAAGAAATACTTACCAGGGCTGATTGCCGGTCTAAGTATCGCGTTGATTATGCTGTGCATCGGTGCTTTCTATCTGGGCCACAATAATTCATCTAACTATATGGATAGCTACGACCTGGCGCCAACCTCGCTGAGCGAGTGCCACATGTATGTTAACGATAACATGCCGACCGGCAGGCTCGAATATATTGTCAAAAACAGCGCTTTTGATTGTGCGACGCGACCCTTTAATTACGTCACCGCCTTCGCCGGGGTGAACCGCTATTCGGTGATTAGCTGCGTACGGGACATTGCCGGAGCGCGTGCCAGCTGCCGATCAAGCTTCTACCTGGAGGGTTCCAAATGA
- a CDS encoding response regulator transcription factor: MNANNTTRKTIALMDPYPLNLYGLAHFCQQLDEQVEIQLQSNKLHDVFISLKLQPLDVLITDICGMGESVTHGVNTLKMLCQHFPAMPIIVYARQHPREVMQALRQYSQVSLISRDEPLPQAATLFRRALAGETVYSPQFAQMFEQTDGHGPARLEALTQRENDVLMCLFNGLSISQIARLRQRSIKTISAHKCNAMRKLGVKNDSGLFLLRENIVNHHVNSVYLN; encoded by the coding sequence ATGAATGCAAATAACACCACCAGAAAAACCATCGCTTTAATGGATCCCTACCCGCTGAATTTGTACGGTTTGGCGCATTTTTGCCAACAGCTTGACGAACAAGTGGAGATACAACTGCAAAGTAACAAACTGCATGACGTGTTTATTTCGTTGAAGCTACAGCCGTTGGATGTGCTAATCACCGATATTTGCGGCATGGGGGAGAGCGTGACGCACGGCGTCAATACGCTAAAAATGCTCTGTCAGCACTTTCCGGCAATGCCGATTATCGTCTATGCGCGGCAACATCCGCGTGAAGTGATGCAGGCGCTGCGGCAGTACTCACAGGTGAGCCTGATTTCTCGCGACGAGCCGCTGCCGCAGGCCGCCACGCTGTTTCGACGCGCGCTGGCCGGCGAAACGGTCTACAGTCCACAATTTGCCCAGATGTTCGAGCAAACCGACGGACATGGGCCGGCCAGGCTGGAAGCGTTGACCCAGCGTGAAAATGACGTACTGATGTGCCTGTTCAACGGCTTGTCCATTTCGCAAATTGCCCGCCTGCGTCAGCGCAGCATTAAAACCATCAGCGCGCATAAATGTAATGCGATGCGCAAGCTGGGAGTAAAAAATGATTCAGGGCTGTTTCTGCTGCGGGAAAATATCGTCAACCATCATGTCAACAGCGTATACCTTAACTGA
- a CDS encoding fimbrial protein: MNHNFRMSLAGLILGGSLTGVANGADPVTINITGNVIAAPCVVDGTNSVNVDLGDVPAVDLATADSASLWQAFRISVKNCPAGTTKVTATFNGTPAPDAPAHRYINTGTATGVSIALARDINLNLANGATWTVNVDGSRSATWPMRARMVASKGNAIPGTVKAVVVVTLTYQ, from the coding sequence ATGAATCATAATTTTCGCATGTCCCTCGCTGGTTTGATACTGGGAGGGAGCCTGACTGGTGTTGCCAATGGCGCCGATCCGGTCACTATCAATATTACCGGTAATGTCATTGCCGCTCCGTGCGTGGTTGATGGGACTAACAGCGTTAATGTTGATTTGGGAGATGTTCCAGCAGTTGATCTGGCTACTGCTGATTCAGCCTCTCTATGGCAGGCTTTCAGAATATCAGTGAAAAATTGCCCTGCAGGTACAACCAAAGTAACGGCAACTTTTAACGGTACGCCAGCCCCGGATGCTCCTGCCCATAGATATATAAACACCGGAACAGCTACCGGAGTTAGCATCGCACTGGCTAGAGATATTAATCTAAATTTGGCTAATGGGGCTACTTGGACGGTTAATGTCGACGGCAGCCGTTCAGCAACTTGGCCAATGCGAGCGCGTATGGTCGCAAGTAAAGGTAATGCTATACCTGGTACCGTAAAGGCGGTGGTGGTAGTCACACTAACCTATCAATAA